In Cryptosporangium minutisporangium, the genomic window TTCGCGTTGCCGGAGGTCAACAGCAGGAACTCCGGCCCGCCGAGCATGATCGTGGTGTCGGCGCCGTGCTGCACGACCGAGTTGGCCTCGCACCGATCGCCGTGGAGAACCAACTCGTACTCGTCGACGCCGCCGTCCGGCCGCCCGGAGACTTTCCAGTGGATGACCTTCGGCGGGCGGGGCTCACCGGCCCGGTAGTGGTCGGCGAACCGATGGAAGATCTGGTCCAGGACCACCGACCGCACCGGGCTGCTCATCACCGCTTCGAGCTGGTCGCGGCGGGCGCGTCCGATCAGCCGGGCGAACGCCGCGGGGTCGACGGCCTCGAGGCCCTCGGTGCCACCCGGCTCTCCGGCCTGCTGCGAGGCCGCGGTCAGCAGCTCCTGGAATTCAGCGGTGCTGATCTTCTTGGGATCAATCTCGGCCAGTTGCCGAGGATCGAAGGACGACACGGTGGTGCTCCCTCTGTTCGACTTAACGCGCCAGTAGGTTACTCCCGAGTTAAACAAGCGGGCTACTGATTCCTTCAAACTCTGCCATCAATCGGTGGGAACGAACAGGTCGTCGGCGCTGGACGTGGCGCGAGCGCCCAGGCCGAGCCTGACTAGGCTGAGCGGCATGACGCGCGCATCCCTGGACAAGCGACCGAGAGACGTAGCGGCGATGTTCGACCAGGTCGCGCGCCGGTACGACCTCACGAACACGGTGATCTCGTTCGGCCAGGACCGGCGCTGGCGTGCGCTCACCGCGGACGTGCTGGACCTGCGGCCGGGGGAGCGGTGCCTGGATCTCGCGGCCGGTACCGCGGTCTCCACCGCGGAGCTCGCGCACTCCGGCGCCGAGGTGATCGCCTGCGACTTCTCGCTCGGCATGCTGCGCGAGGGGCGGGACCGCGGCGTCCCGCTGGTGGCCGGCGACGCGATGCACCTACCGTTCCCGGACGCCGCGTTCGACGCGGTGACGATCTCGCTCGGGCTGCGGAACGTGGCCGACACCGCGGCCGGGCTCGCCGAGATGGCGCGGGTGACGAAGCCCGGCGGGCGGCTCGTCGTGCTGGAGTTCAGCCACCCGACGTGGGCGCCGTTCCGGACCGTCTACACCGAGTACCTGATGCGGGCCCTACCGCAGGTCGCGCGGACGGTGAGCAGCGCACCGGACGCCTACGTCTACCTGGCCGAGTCGATCCGCGCCTGGCCGGACCAGGCCGAGCTCGCCGGTGTGATCGCTGCCCACGGCTGGCGCTCCGTCCGCTGGCGGAATCTCTCCGGCGGAATAGTCGCCCTCCACCACGCTTTGAGGGCGGCCCGCTGAGAGCGACGGATGACAGGCGAGCACGACGACTTGAGACGCAAGGCAAATGTCGCGGCGTCGTCGTGCTCGACTGTCCCCGATGCTCTCAGCGGGCTCCACGTTCAAGCAAACGGCGCTCGGCGCCTTTCTAGCGAACGGTCAAGCACGCCACCCGAGTGCCGGCCATGCCCGCCTTGCCGGGGGCGGTCTGCGTCTTCTCGGCGTGGACGACCAGCGACTGGGGCCTCGCGCTGAACCGCCACGGTTGCGTGCTCTTGCTCGTGCCGACGCCCTGCGAGTCGGTGGTGACGTCGAGCCACACCTCGTTCTGCGGGTTGGCGTAGGTCGGGTTCACCGAGGGCGGGGACGCGGCCGCTGCCGGGTCGGGGCGGTGCTGGTAGTGCGGGCCGGCCGCAGCACCGGTGCGGCCGCACGGCTTCGTGTGCAGGTGCGCGCCGTAGGTGCGGTTCGGGTTCAGGCCCCGGACGTTGAGCGTCACGGTCGTCGCGTCGGCGATCTCGGCGACGGTCAACTGGGCGAAGGCGCCGGACGGAACGAGCGTCGGGTCGTAGGTGACCGCGACGCTGTTCGGCGAGTAGTCGCTGAACGTCCCCTCGGCGACCGTCGGCTGGGCCGCTTCCACCGCAGCGGATGCCGACTCCTCCTGCGACCTGGTTTCCTCCCGGGACGCCCCACCGCACCCGGCGGTGAGCAGCGAAGTGGCCACGAGGACGAGTGCTGCCGAACGGCGCATCACGGTCTCC contains:
- a CDS encoding SCP2 sterol-binding domain-containing protein translates to MSSFDPRQLAEIDPKKISTAEFQELLTAASQQAGEPGGTEGLEAVDPAAFARLIGRARRDQLEAVMSSPVRSVVLDQIFHRFADHYRAGEPRPPKVIHWKVSGRPDGGVDEYELVLHGDRCEANSVVQHGADTTIMLGGPEFLLLTSGNAKPTTMFMTGKLKVRGDLGLAAVLAKIFVIPTS
- a CDS encoding demethylmenaquinone methyltransferase; protein product: MTRASLDKRPRDVAAMFDQVARRYDLTNTVISFGQDRRWRALTADVLDLRPGERCLDLAAGTAVSTAELAHSGAEVIACDFSLGMLREGRDRGVPLVAGDAMHLPFPDAAFDAVTISLGLRNVADTAAGLAEMARVTKPGGRLVVLEFSHPTWAPFRTVYTEYLMRALPQVARTVSSAPDAYVYLAESIRAWPDQAELAGVIAAHGWRSVRWRNLSGGIVALHHALRAAR
- a CDS encoding superoxide dismutase family protein, whose translation is MRRSAALVLVATSLLTAGCGGASREETRSQEESASAAVEAAQPTVAEGTFSDYSPNSVAVTYDPTLVPSGAFAQLTVAEIADATTVTLNVRGLNPNRTYGAHLHTKPCGRTGAAAGPHYQHRPDPAAAASPPSVNPTYANPQNEVWLDVTTDSQGVGTSKSTQPWRFSARPQSLVVHAEKTQTAPGKAGMAGTRVACLTVR